One window from the genome of Candidatus Aegiribacteria sp. encodes:
- a CDS encoding HipA N-terminal domain-containing protein codes for MRQAKVFMHGQWAGILEEWVTNREYRFVYRDSYDGHPISLTMPVGEKIHEFLRFPAFFDGLLPEGEMLEGLLRQRKIDRNDCFAQLMAVGRELIGAVTVEEIT; via the coding sequence ATAAGACAGGCAAAAGTGTTCATGCACGGTCAATGGGCCGGTATCCTTGAGGAGTGGGTGACCAACAGAGAATACAGGTTTGTTTATCGTGATAGTTACGATGGCCATCCGATTTCGCTTACAATGCCTGTCGGGGAAAAAATCCATGAATTTTTAAGATTCCCCGCTTTTTTCGACGGACTTCTGCCGGAAGGCGAGATGCTTGAAGGGCTTCTCCGTCAGCGGAAGATTGACCGGAACGACTGTTTTGCGCAGCTCATGGCTGTCGGGCGCGAGCTGATTGGTGCAGTCACCGTTGAGGAAATCACATGA